Proteins from one Planctomyces sp. SH-PL62 genomic window:
- a CDS encoding HEAT repeat domain-containing protein, giving the protein MSTYRFFLLAVVATPLAAQASERTYEGRPIYAWILDIGSEDFDIQDRASMTLRRVGPEAAASLPEIVALLDDQSGPVRAAAAEVLGRMGPAAKAAAPPLIKALRSVRIDRRNVGFERLEDPLFVFRVVRSLGRIGPEAAGTTAALIDAIGPLKSDQEILKEVFFAIAKLEPEPLPILIAKGLKHEDLMVKAACLEFLGWLGEEAAPALPSLLELYQEQGEFAEALRISLGEALGSIGPAAKAALPLLAREGDVAALLRIAPEDPLTLQTVRERLESRDEQLRLPAALALARFDPMSQSALSILGERFPVMAAPPADRALMDLTSLPPILAEIDRDGRVAIPALVNALRSNDGNTRAEAIVALGSFGPRGKEVVPTLVALLKDEAEYIRRDAAWALGSIGPDARAAIPDLIAATKDEGSDVRKMACKSLAKIDRDGETSLPALRRAMQDENPWVRDDATFVIGSLGEKARPAAPELRAMMKEHKSVAAAYSLCRIGENVPEDLETLIGFIPRHDSAEQSLLAPVVLARLGPQAQAATPALIKELESHRSPEELLWDESSVMALGRIGPQAKAAVPILKARMQDQDGPLRDWCAIALSRIDPDAENAFPTPDALLDREARHRRRIARLEATQYTLIAALGGIHDVPEGGRESVLLMLGNLGPQSNQYPTFPMYVGCRVDEALVLAVTCWAAARTNPGTGASVPLLIETLKHEDAFVRTTAAYALGGLGTSAKAAAPALRNAQADPERSVRDWSKRALERITP; this is encoded by the coding sequence ATGAGCACATATCGATTCTTCCTTCTGGCCGTCGTCGCAACGCCTCTCGCGGCCCAGGCTTCAGAGCGGACCTATGAAGGAAGACCGATCTACGCCTGGATCCTGGATATCGGAAGCGAGGACTTCGATATCCAGGATCGGGCGTCGATGACGCTTCGCCGCGTTGGGCCGGAGGCCGCCGCATCGCTCCCGGAGATCGTGGCCCTGCTCGACGACCAATCAGGGCCCGTGCGCGCGGCGGCGGCCGAGGTCCTCGGTCGCATGGGACCGGCGGCGAAGGCGGCGGCCCCCCCGCTCATCAAGGCGCTGAGATCCGTCCGGATCGACCGTCGGAACGTCGGCTTTGAGCGTCTCGAGGATCCGCTCTTCGTCTTCAGGGTCGTTCGGAGTCTCGGCCGAATCGGTCCCGAGGCCGCTGGAACGACGGCCGCCCTGATCGACGCAATCGGTCCCCTCAAGTCCGATCAGGAGATCCTCAAGGAGGTCTTCTTCGCCATCGCGAAGCTCGAACCGGAGCCCCTGCCGATCCTGATCGCGAAGGGCCTCAAGCATGAGGACCTCATGGTCAAGGCGGCCTGCCTGGAATTCCTGGGCTGGCTTGGGGAAGAGGCGGCGCCCGCCCTGCCGTCGCTCTTGGAACTCTATCAAGAACAGGGCGAGTTCGCCGAGGCGTTGAGAATCAGCCTGGGCGAGGCTCTGGGCTCGATCGGTCCCGCAGCCAAGGCCGCCCTCCCCTTGCTGGCCAGGGAAGGGGACGTCGCCGCCCTGCTTCGGATCGCCCCCGAGGACCCGCTCACGCTCCAGACGGTCCGCGAAAGACTAGAATCCAGGGATGAGCAGCTTCGCCTACCCGCGGCGCTCGCCCTCGCCCGATTCGACCCGATGTCGCAGAGCGCCCTGTCGATCCTGGGGGAACGGTTCCCGGTCATGGCCGCTCCCCCCGCCGACCGAGCCTTGATGGATCTCACGAGCCTGCCGCCGATCCTGGCCGAGATCGACCGCGATGGACGAGTCGCGATCCCCGCCCTGGTGAACGCGCTACGGAGCAACGACGGGAATACGCGCGCGGAGGCGATCGTGGCCCTCGGTTCGTTCGGTCCACGCGGGAAGGAGGTCGTGCCGACCCTCGTCGCGCTCCTGAAAGACGAAGCCGAGTACATCCGTCGGGACGCCGCCTGGGCCCTGGGGTCGATCGGCCCCGACGCGAGAGCCGCAATCCCCGACCTGATCGCCGCGACGAAGGACGAAGGCTCGGACGTCCGCAAGATGGCCTGTAAATCCCTGGCGAAGATTGATCGCGACGGTGAAACCTCGCTGCCCGCGCTTCGCAGGGCGATGCAAGACGAGAATCCGTGGGTCCGGGACGATGCAACCTTCGTGATCGGCTCTCTGGGAGAGAAGGCGAGGCCCGCCGCGCCGGAGCTACGAGCGATGATGAAAGAGCACAAGTCCGTCGCCGCGGCCTATTCGCTCTGCCGGATCGGCGAAAACGTCCCCGAAGACCTCGAGACGTTGATCGGATTCATCCCTCGACACGACTCGGCGGAGCAAAGCCTGCTGGCGCCCGTGGTGTTGGCCCGCCTCGGCCCACAGGCGCAGGCAGCGACCCCGGCGCTCATCAAGGAGTTGGAGAGTCATAGGTCGCCCGAGGAACTGTTGTGGGACGAGTCCTCGGTCATGGCTCTGGGCCGGATCGGTCCTCAGGCGAAGGCCGCGGTTCCGATCTTGAAGGCGCGAATGCAAGACCAGGACGGCCCCCTCCGCGACTGGTGCGCGATCGCACTGAGCCGCATCGACCCGGACGCCGAGAACGCCTTTCCGACACCCGACGCCCTGCTCGATCGGGAAGCCCGCCATCGCCGCCGGATCGCGCGACTCGAGGCGACTCAGTACACCCTCATCGCGGCGCTCGGCGGCATCCATGACGTGCCGGAAGGAGGGCGCGAGAGCGTGCTCCTGATGCTGGGGAACCTCGGCCCGCAATCGAACCAGTACCCGACGTTCCCCATGTACGTCGGCTGTCGCGTGGACGAAGCCTTGGTCCTCGCCGTGACTTGCTGGGCCGCCGCGCGGACGAACCCCGGGACGGGGGCCTCGGTTCCGCTCCTCATCGAAACCCTGAAGCACGAGGACGCCTTCGTCAGGACGACGGCCGCGTATGCGCTCGGCGGCCTGGGGACCTCGGCCAAGGCGGCAGCCCCGGCGCTTCGGAACGCCCAGGCCGACCCGGAACGGAGCGTCCGGGATTGGTCCAAACGAGCCCTGGAGCGAATCACGCCTTGA
- a CDS encoding YihY/virulence factor BrkB family protein produces the protein MSLKEALRRTWTKLNEDELMTRAAAITFYAIASLVPFLGLVVMLAAEVLPWISRDKQVDPTTLLEGIFPPEATKLLVGELESMRSRPSGGLISFGTFALLWLNSSLFVSVMDAVNRIMRVTERRPYWKQRLIALFMAVLEAILLILVLASTLLWPQILGFLRLEGASAYLLTLAHALTVFGLILISFAAAMYFAPDADQRWEWITPGSLLGSILLVSVSYLFRYYVQRWGDYSATYGSLAGVIVLMSWIWLCAVELLVAAEFNKVIEDASPYGKDYGERTESPSTRARAAGFIGAFFRRGPLKEKSNRMRSPMLDDPSADRSLEPDASATASADDADPDS, from the coding sequence TTGTCGCTGAAGGAAGCGCTGCGACGGACCTGGACGAAGCTCAACGAAGACGAGTTGATGACGCGGGCGGCGGCGATCACCTTCTACGCCATCGCGTCCCTCGTCCCGTTCCTCGGCCTCGTGGTGATGCTCGCAGCCGAGGTGCTTCCCTGGATTTCTCGCGACAAGCAGGTCGATCCGACGACGCTGCTGGAGGGGATCTTCCCGCCCGAGGCCACGAAGCTCCTGGTCGGCGAACTCGAGAGCATGCGCAGCCGTCCCAGCGGTGGTCTGATCTCGTTCGGGACGTTCGCCTTGCTGTGGCTGAACTCCAGCCTGTTCGTCTCGGTCATGGACGCGGTCAACCGGATCATGCGCGTGACGGAGCGGCGGCCTTACTGGAAACAGCGGCTGATCGCCCTGTTTATGGCGGTGCTGGAGGCGATCCTCTTGATCCTCGTCCTGGCCAGCACCCTTCTCTGGCCCCAGATCCTGGGCTTCCTGCGACTGGAGGGGGCTTCCGCGTACCTCCTGACGCTCGCCCACGCCCTGACGGTGTTCGGCCTCATCCTCATCAGCTTCGCAGCCGCCATGTACTTCGCGCCGGACGCGGACCAGCGCTGGGAGTGGATCACGCCCGGCAGCCTGCTGGGATCGATCCTGTTGGTTTCGGTGAGTTACCTGTTCCGCTACTACGTCCAGCGTTGGGGCGACTATAGCGCGACCTACGGTTCCCTGGCGGGCGTGATCGTCCTGATGAGCTGGATCTGGCTCTGTGCGGTGGAGCTGCTGGTCGCGGCCGAGTTCAACAAGGTGATCGAGGACGCCTCGCCCTACGGCAAGGATTACGGCGAGCGGACCGAGAGCCCGTCCACCCGGGCGCGAGCGGCCGGCTTCATCGGGGCCTTCTTCAGGCGGGGACCTCTCAAGGAGAAGTCGAACCGGATGCGCTCGCCGATGCTGGACGATCCCTCGGCCGATCGCAGTCTCGAGCCCGACGCGAGCGCGACGGCGAGCGCCGACGACGCCGACCCGGATTCCTGA
- a CDS encoding thioredoxin family protein, with translation MPPHRSPLRLVRLGALLALAWTAPIPTSLGDDAPPDDGLAWRSDYGQALEEARTSDRLLWIQFTGPWCPNCLRMEQDSFPAPAVVARSRSDFVAVKLRADVQEDLALSFGLTGLPATVLVDPSRNVLGVHQGYLGPEDLDGLLGRAVASRAPRHNVEDLADAPRLAREFVGPPEPSQIQIAKVEKPSKIEEHVELSGYCPVSLVAEKRLVEGQAEYAVAHQGRVYKFANLVTFNLFRRDPDRYVPANNGRCPVEQLDQGKEAPGDPRFGALYKGRLYLCASKQDRLRFVGDPDRYATVGVEEQGNCPHCLAEAGVLVPGDPRYSLTMAGRSYWFPDDQHRNAFMSLAPSRTIRR, from the coding sequence ATGCCTCCCCACCGATCCCCCCTGCGCCTCGTGCGTCTGGGCGCCCTGCTCGCCCTGGCGTGGACGGCCCCGATCCCCACTTCCCTCGGCGATGACGCGCCGCCCGACGACGGACTTGCCTGGCGTTCCGATTACGGTCAGGCGCTTGAGGAAGCCCGCACGTCCGATCGCCTGCTCTGGATCCAGTTCACGGGCCCCTGGTGCCCCAACTGCCTCCGCATGGAGCAGGACAGCTTCCCGGCCCCCGCCGTCGTGGCACGGTCGCGGTCGGACTTCGTCGCGGTCAAGCTCCGGGCGGACGTCCAGGAAGACCTGGCGCTGAGCTTCGGCCTGACGGGCCTCCCGGCCACGGTCCTCGTCGATCCCTCGCGCAACGTGCTGGGCGTCCATCAGGGCTATCTCGGCCCCGAGGACCTCGACGGCCTCCTCGGCCGCGCCGTCGCGAGCCGGGCCCCTCGCCACAACGTGGAGGATCTGGCCGACGCCCCCCGACTCGCGCGGGAGTTCGTCGGTCCTCCCGAGCCTTCCCAAATTCAGATCGCGAAGGTTGAGAAGCCCTCGAAGATCGAGGAACACGTGGAACTCTCGGGCTATTGCCCGGTGAGCCTGGTCGCCGAGAAGCGCCTCGTCGAGGGGCAGGCGGAATACGCCGTGGCGCATCAGGGACGCGTCTACAAGTTCGCCAATCTCGTGACCTTCAACCTCTTCCGCCGGGACCCCGATCGCTACGTCCCGGCCAATAACGGACGATGCCCCGTCGAGCAACTCGACCAGGGGAAGGAGGCCCCCGGCGATCCCCGGTTCGGGGCCCTCTACAAGGGACGCCTCTACCTTTGCGCCTCGAAGCAGGACCGGCTCCGATTCGTCGGGGATCCGGATCGATATGCGACGGTCGGCGTCGAGGAGCAGGGGAATTGCCCGCACTGTCTGGCCGAGGCGGGCGTCCTCGTTCCGGGTGATCCCCGCTACAGCCTGACGATGGCCGGGCGGAGCTACTGGTTCCCCGATGACCAGCACCGCAACGCGTTCATGTCACTGGCGCCGTCGCGGACGATTCGCCGCTGA
- the floA gene encoding flotillin-like protein FloA (flotillin-like protein involved in membrane lipid rafts): MTAMILAQANPPAMPVTTLFWLGVVTLGVIALLGGIFITKYFNLWIQAFLTQANVSIVDLVGMSFRKVNPNIIVRSKIMAYQAGLTEKDGLTTRALESHYLAGGNVPNVVRALIAANRADIPLSYKQATAIDLAGRNVLEAVQTSVNPKVIPCPDPSQGRSTIDGVARNGIQLKVKAKVTVRTNLDRLVGGATDETIIARVGEGIVNAIGSAETHLQVLGKPDSISKRVLEKGLDAGTAYEILSIDIADIDVGDNIGANLQALQAEADTRVARAKAEERRAFAVAKEQEMQAAVQENRAKVVEAEAEVPLAIAEAFRQGHLGVGDYYNLRNVQADTEMRSAIAGTGSNVRQPVVSTP; this comes from the coding sequence ATGACCGCCATGATTCTCGCTCAGGCGAATCCGCCCGCGATGCCCGTCACGACCCTGTTCTGGCTGGGGGTCGTCACGCTCGGCGTGATCGCACTTCTCGGCGGTATCTTCATCACCAAGTATTTCAACCTCTGGATCCAGGCGTTCCTCACCCAGGCGAACGTCAGCATCGTCGACCTGGTCGGGATGTCCTTCCGCAAGGTGAACCCGAACATCATCGTCCGGTCCAAGATCATGGCCTATCAGGCCGGACTGACCGAGAAGGACGGCCTCACCACGCGGGCGTTGGAGTCGCACTATCTCGCGGGGGGGAACGTCCCGAACGTGGTCCGCGCCCTGATCGCCGCCAACCGCGCCGATATCCCGCTCTCTTACAAGCAGGCGACGGCCATCGACCTGGCGGGCCGGAACGTGCTGGAAGCCGTGCAGACGAGCGTCAATCCGAAGGTCATCCCCTGCCCGGACCCGAGCCAGGGGCGGAGCACGATCGACGGCGTCGCCCGCAACGGCATCCAGTTGAAGGTGAAGGCCAAGGTGACGGTGCGGACGAATCTCGACCGCCTGGTGGGCGGGGCGACCGACGAGACCATCATCGCCCGCGTCGGCGAAGGCATCGTCAACGCCATCGGCTCGGCCGAGACCCACCTCCAGGTGCTCGGCAAGCCCGACTCGATCTCCAAGCGGGTGCTGGAGAAGGGGCTGGACGCCGGGACGGCCTACGAGATCCTCTCGATCGACATCGCCGACATCGACGTCGGCGACAACATCGGCGCCAACCTCCAGGCCCTCCAGGCCGAGGCCGACACCCGCGTCGCCCGCGCCAAGGCCGAGGAACGGCGAGCGTTCGCGGTCGCCAAGGAGCAGGAGATGCAGGCGGCCGTGCAGGAGAACCGCGCCAAGGTCGTCGAGGCCGAGGCCGAGGTCCCGCTGGCGATCGCCGAGGCGTTCCGCCAGGGCCACCTCGGCGTGGGGGACTACTACAACCTGAGGAACGTCCAGGCCGACACCGAGATGCGTTCGGCCATCGCCGGCACCGGGAGCAACGTGCGACAGCCCGTGGTCTCGACCCCGTGA
- a CDS encoding NfeD family protein translates to MDDAFWPIVFLAMGLMLLVLELFIPSGGFIGLSAIVCLGLGLWNAFQSSRRLGMIFAAVDFVAVPTTAVLAFRLWSRSPLGRRFALVPPEPEEIDVSHTDRRIHDLVGTDGRSLTPLRPCGHVELRGRRYDGMAEAGLIAEGVRVRVVRVRSGQVVVRPIDVPAREEPTSRREEPTPPHVDLGAEA, encoded by the coding sequence GTGGATGACGCGTTCTGGCCGATCGTCTTCCTGGCGATGGGCTTGATGCTCCTGGTTCTGGAGCTTTTCATCCCGTCGGGCGGCTTCATCGGCCTCAGCGCGATCGTCTGCCTGGGCCTCGGGCTCTGGAACGCGTTCCAGTCCTCGCGACGCCTCGGGATGATCTTCGCGGCCGTCGACTTCGTCGCGGTGCCGACGACGGCGGTGCTGGCGTTCCGGCTGTGGTCGCGTTCGCCTTTAGGTCGTCGGTTCGCGCTCGTCCCCCCGGAGCCTGAGGAGATCGACGTCTCGCACACGGACCGCCGGATCCATGACCTGGTGGGGACCGACGGCCGGTCGCTCACACCGTTGCGCCCCTGCGGCCATGTCGAGCTTCGTGGTCGACGGTATGATGGGATGGCTGAGGCCGGTCTCATCGCCGAGGGGGTGCGGGTGCGCGTCGTCCGCGTCCGCTCCGGCCAGGTCGTCGTCCGGCCGATCGACGTCCCCGCGAGGGAAGAGCCGACTTCTCGGCGTGAGGAACCCACCCCGCCTCACGTCGATCTCGGCGCCGAGGCCTAG